The Thermoanaerobaculia bacterium region GACCAACGAAGGGGTCATCCTGATCGCCGGCACCAACCGTCCGGACGTGCTCGATCCGGCGCTGCTGCGCCCCGGCAGGTTCGACCGCCGCGTCGTCGTCGACCGCCCGGACATGAACGGCCGGGTCGGCATCCTCGAGGTCCACACGCGCAACATTCCGCTCTCCGAGGACGTGAATCTCTCGGTGCTGGCGCGCGGCACCCCTGGATTCGCCGGCGCCGACCTCGCGAACCTGGTCAACGAAGCGGCGCTCATCGCCGCCCGGCGCAACAAGAAGAAGGTCGAGATGGTCGACTTCGAGTACGCCAAGGACAAGGTGCTCATGGGCGCCGAAAGGAAGTCGCTCGTCCTCACCGAGGACGAGAAGCGCGTCACCGCCTTCCACGAGGCCGGCCACGCGATCGTCGCCGCCTTCCTGATCGGCCACGATCCGCTGCACAAGGTCACGATCATTCCGCGCGGCCGTGCGCTCGGTGTCACGATGCAGTTGCCGACCGAGGACAAGTACACCTACACCAAGAACTACGTGTCGAGCCAGATCGCCATTCTCATGGGAGGCCGGGCGGCCGAGGAGATGACCCAGAAGGACATCACCACCGGCGCCGGCAACGACATCGAGCGCGCCACCGCCATGGCGCGCAAGATGGTCTGCGAATGGGGCATGTCGGAGTTGGGCCCGCTCGCCTACGGCGGCGACAGCGAACCGGTCTTCCTCGGCCGCGACTTCGCCCAGAAGTCGGGCTACAGCGAAGAGACGGCACAGCGCATCGACGCCGAAGTGACGCGCATCGTGCAGCGCGCCTACGAGCAGGCGCGCGACATCCTGAAGCGCCACCGTGCGGTGCTCGACCGGGTCGCCAACGACCTGCTCGAAAAGGAGTCGCTCGACGGCGTCGAGGTCTACGCCACGATCGCCGAGATGACCGGCGAGCAGCTCGACCCGATGCCGCGCCCGCGGCCCGAAGCCGCTCCGGCGGCAGAGGGTACTCCGCCAGGCGCCGACAGCCCGACGGGTCCGGCCTCCGGTCGGCCGGCGTCGGGACCGGCACTCAATCCCGAAGCGACTCCGGCCTGACGCCGCTGGCACTGCGCCCCGCACGGCGTCCCGCACTGCGTCCCGCACTGCGTCCGATGCGCCCCTGCGACGGCCTGCGCCTCTCCGTTAGACTTGCGGGCGGAAGCGTCGCGCCCAGGAGATGATCGCCCAACCCGCCCCAGCCGCTTCGTTCCGCCTCACGCTCGCGCGCGGGCAGGAGCTCGAGCTCATGCCGCGCCGGCCGCGTCTCATGGGTGTCGTCAACGTCACGCCGGACTCGTTCAGCGACGGTGGCCGGTTCCTCGCCCCGCAGAGCGCCATCGACCAGGCCCTCCGTCTGATCGAGGAGGGCGCCGATCTCATCGACCTGGGGGCCGAGTCGACCCGTCCCGGCGGCAGCGTCTACGGCGCGGGCGCGCAGGAGGTCGAGGCTCGCGAGGAGCTCGCGCGCCTGCTGCCAGTGCTTTCTGGCCTGCGGCGGCAGAGCCCGATTCCGATCTCCGTCGACACCCGCAAGGCTCTGGTGGCCCGCGCGGCCCTCGACGCCGGCGCCGACCTCCTCAACGACGTATCGGGCCTCGAAGACCCGGAGACCGCAACGCTCGCCGCGCGCACCGGCTGTCCAGTGGTGCTGATGCACCATCAGGGCATCTTCCAGCGCCCATGGTCGGCGGACGAGGGGCGGGTCTCTGAAACGCCGGGAACGCTCGGGCCGGCCGGAGCGGGCGGGCGGCTCGTCGAGCAGGTCCGTGCGGGCCTCGCCGCCATGCTCGCTCGCGCGCTCGCCGCCGGCTGCCGCCGGGAGCAGATCGTGCTCGACCCGGGACTCGGTTTCGGCAAGTTGGGTCGGCAGAATCTCGAGCTCCTCGGCCGCCTGGGCGACCCGGCGGGCCTCGCCGCGCTCGGCAGGCCGATCCTCGTCGGCGCGAGCCGCAAGAGCTTTCTCGCCAGCGCGTCTGCCGCCCGGCACGCAGCCCCCCCACCGCCGCCCGCGGAGCGCCTGCCCGAGAGCCTGGCGGCTGCGGCCTGGGCGGCGGCCGGCGGGGCCGCGATCCTGCGCGTGCACGACGTCGGCGCGACGCGCCGCTTCCTCGCCGCCTGGACGGCGATCGACGACTGCGGCACGACCGCAGGGAACGCCGATCGCGAGGAGATCCCGGCATGAGCTTCGGAGAGTTCCTGGAGCTCTTGACCTGGCAGGACCTGCTCGACGTCGCCATCG contains the following coding sequences:
- the ftsH gene encoding ATP-dependent zinc metalloprotease FtsH — encoded protein: MVIFVVVILLWNTFQVGKTTQQDLTYSEFNEQLNKGQIAKITLRDQSITGVFKEGGTNAKDAEFKVELPFRPDAEFTDKLIAAKVEVLAELPKENTLLTILVGWAPVLLLVGLWIFFMRQMQSGGNKAMSFGKSKAKLLSTTGKKVTFKDVAGVEEAKEELQEIVEFLKDPQKFQKLGGKIPKGVLLMGPPGTGKTLLARAIAGEANVPFFSISGSDFVEMFVGVGASRVRDLFEQGKKNAPCIVFIDEIDAVGRHRGAGLGGGHDEREQTLNQLLVEMDGFETNEGVILIAGTNRPDVLDPALLRPGRFDRRVVVDRPDMNGRVGILEVHTRNIPLSEDVNLSVLARGTPGFAGADLANLVNEAALIAARRNKKKVEMVDFEYAKDKVLMGAERKSLVLTEDEKRVTAFHEAGHAIVAAFLIGHDPLHKVTIIPRGRALGVTMQLPTEDKYTYTKNYVSSQIAILMGGRAAEEMTQKDITTGAGNDIERATAMARKMVCEWGMSELGPLAYGGDSEPVFLGRDFAQKSGYSEETAQRIDAEVTRIVQRAYEQARDILKRHRAVLDRVANDLLEKESLDGVEVYATIAEMTGEQLDPMPRPRPEAAPAAEGTPPGADSPTGPASGRPASGPALNPEATPA
- the folP gene encoding dihydropteroate synthase translates to MGVVNVTPDSFSDGGRFLAPQSAIDQALRLIEEGADLIDLGAESTRPGGSVYGAGAQEVEAREELARLLPVLSGLRRQSPIPISVDTRKALVARAALDAGADLLNDVSGLEDPETATLAARTGCPVVLMHHQGIFQRPWSADEGRVSETPGTLGPAGAGGRLVEQVRAGLAAMLARALAAGCRREQIVLDPGLGFGKLGRQNLELLGRLGDPAGLAALGRPILVGASRKSFLASASAARHAAPPPPPAERLPESLAAAAWAAAGGAAILRVHDVGATRRFLAAWTAIDDCGTTAGNADREEIPA